In the genome of Branchiostoma floridae strain S238N-H82 unplaced genomic scaffold, Bfl_VNyyK Sc7u5tJ_1421, whole genome shotgun sequence, the window CTGAATTAAAGATCGGCTGCTTCTGTCTTTCAGTTGGTTTGCAGATGCTGTTGGCATGGCCATGGGAAATGGTACCAAGTCTTAGTCACATTGCGCGCTCCGGAACGCCGCAATGACTTGGCAAAGGGTCTAACTccatgtaaactgtaatatcttaTTCTGCTTGTAAGGTAGTCAATTTGAGGACTTTTAGCCAGCAATCGGCCCGAGGCATTACATTGTGCACACACAGTAGACATCATAGTTaactaaagctaggggcacaacccgccgtacgtgcaatttgcccGTGCTACGTGCGCCGTCCGTACAGCAATTTGACTGTGAGAAAACTCACGGAGCCAGTGCGTTGTGCGCCCATtgtctgtacagggcaggcgcgtcgcccgtactggcacttTACGGGGGGCTAATCCGCAGCCCAatcgcagagaaagttctgcttGCACTTAAAATTCTTcgacgtgtctgcgtgctcccaaatccgtcaaattccctacgagttcgtacggagacggttacggataccaaaagattgtccacgttttggcacgtagacagcacgtatttgcacgtacggcgggttgtgcccctagcttaaaaGAAAGGTAAAGAACGAAACCCTTCTTACTTGCAGCTTTTCTCTAACAGCTATAAGTTGCATAAGAAGCCATGAAACTCCTGAAAGAAGCTTTACATATTCAATACGAAttatcaaaaatgaaaaatgagacCATTTGCAGGTCTGCTTTACCATTCTACCTGCAAGCTAGAACCCTGTAGTCAGTACAAATCCGGTACCAAAAGCTTCCCTCACCACGTGAAAGGGTAAGGTAGTCCCAAGAGAATTCTTACTTGTCTAATCTTAAGTTACCTTGCTTGCCTGGTGAGTTTAACCCACTATCCTGTTTTCTCCAACATCATAACCATCAGGATACCGGCACCAAAGGTTCCCTTAACTGTGTGAACGTTAATATGGTCCTGACGGAATCCTCTCGTGTCCAATTCTACCTGTTGTAAGGCAAGTCCAACTGTTCTGGTCTTTCTTGACGCAAAACCTGTAACTATGCTGCTGTAGTTGGCTATAGAAGGAGTTTATCTTGATTTACTCACAATACTAGACAGTCGTGTATTGTTGTAGCGAAGAGGTTAAAAGGCCATCTACTTTTAGCTGTGGTCGTGTATTGTGCTACAAGGTTTAACCCTCTTCCTACTGCCTTCAACCCGACACAAATCAGGCATCAACGATTTCCTCAACCGTGTGATGATTAAGGCGGTTTCAATGGTATATTCACGTATCAAATTTTGTCTTGCCCAAGCGTTCTGGTCTTCACACCCGAGACAGACCCTGTAACTACGCGGCAGGTTCTGCTATAGTAGGAGTTAATCTCAATTTTTCGCCCTAGTTGGTGGCCGCGTATTGTTGCAGCGAGGCGGTTAAATCCTCATTTATCCACCTTGGTTGTTGGACGTATATTGTTGTAGTGCCAAGGTCAATCCTAATTTATACATCTCGTTGTTGAAACACCTTTGTACAGACGGTACTTAGATGTTTGATGTTACAGTTTAGATTAAAGATTACACGGGTAAACTTCCTAACTGTTAAACCAAGAGGCGCAACGGCAACACATGTTGACACCTGGATAAGATTTAAGTTTTCTACCTCCACACTTACAGCAAGTACGAATCCAGTACCAAAAGTTTCCTTAACCTTGTATGGAATGAATATGGTTCCAACTTCACCAGTTCTAAGACAAGTCCAAGTGTTCTCTTTCCTGCCTCCTTCACACCCAGACAAATCCTGTAACTACGCAGCAGGTTTGGCTGTAGAAGCAATTAGTCTCAATATACTGACATTGGCCGTTGGACGTGTATTGTTGTAGTGAGGCGTTTATCACTATTTAGCTACTTTCTTTGTTGGTCGTGTATTGTTGTAGCGCCTGAGTTAAATATCCATTTACATCCTTCCTGACTGTTGGTCCGTCTTTGTACAGAGTGTTTACCTACCTCCCCAGACTCTATGTGTTGCGTAAACTAAATTTGTGTGATGCACTATTTTTGATTAATCTAATGGGGGTAAGGTCTTGACCTAGTCATGTCTGTGCGTCTGCCTTTGTTTTGGTGTTTATACCAATCCCAAGACACAATGCAATTACCATGCATCCTCAGTACTAGTACTGCCTTTTTGGCCGTAAAATGACCGCAGAGTTGGACAGGGCTGCAGCCTGTCATCTCTGATGTTTGAGTTAATTCACTACTTCCGTCCCAGGATGTTGTTCAGTGATGCAACAGTAACATGACGTCACTTCCCGCGTCAAACTGGCCATGTTGAAGACAGGTGGTTTTCGCCTTCTCATTATCTCATGGATGACGTCAGGCTTACGTCACCTGTTCTTAGGTCTAATGCTCCAACTTGCACAGCACGAAgtctggtatttaagcaagcttaaatcaaacataaacatgaagtttctgcaccctttccgcaacttaacgacttCTATCCGTGTACGTAAAGATTTCCTtcaatgttacctttacgttaGCACgtatatgtacgtttcggcacACAGTTTTTCCGTATCCTTTACGGGCGGAAAGCATGCGTTTCTTACGagctttccgtgatcttttgaccaccTTTACAGTCGAATTccgtcacgattttccccacgtttatgtgtcgtttacacacACTGAAAGGCACCTGAAGAAGTACAGAAACGttttccgtgatctttccttggactatagttgtcgtttatttttagtaaaggcggcgtaagtttaaacctttccgcatctttaggtaggttttatgtgttttgtgtggcttacaTTGGAACTTTGTACGCTTTGTGTCTGATAGATGCCTAAAGTTGTGGATTTCCGCATTGGGTATGCGTGTCTCGTTTGGTttgaatcatacctacacccCGGTCCGGTACCTATGGCTTCGTCGTCTAAATTATCTTTTAATTCtaattgtggacttggattggtcgaccgagggaacaatcggtgtacatATCCATACACGAACCCccgctacatttaagtccacaatttggagtccagtgtcgggcgatacgcctggaaagacGTCATTTCAAGCGGCATAGTTCCGtctggccatcacattaggaaaaatccgctgagattcccgaagacgggtactgctttgtgatgaacaggccgtgctctTCATGTAGTCTTCCCCAGCTTATTCTGGTCAAGACGACACCCTGACTTGTGCCCCgttgaagactctccaacataTTCCGTTTCCGGCAAGCTGTGAGTGTCCGAGGGTTATGTTCGTTCGTCCTGTGGTTCTGTCGGAAATTCGGAATCCATAATTTTGCGGCAAAGTCACGCCGACTAATCCTTGTGTTGAAACGGGTCCAAGGCTCCTTCGtgacttgtcccgaaacagacgccctgcaaactggtttcttctataaattcTGGCGGAAGATGTTCCGTGTAgcacatcacgaaatcgccgcgAAATGCAGCCAGCCGCGCGGTGTCGTTGCGAATCCCTCGCCGTAGCCGTGTCAGGCATTTCGCCGTAAGAGATTTCGTGATGTTCCATGTTCGCCGCAAAATGTTCGCCGCGAAATGCAGCCAGCCGCGCGGTGTCGTTGCGAAACCCTCGCCGTAGCCGTGTCAGGCATTTCGCCGTAAGAGATTTCGTGATGttccatgtaagacatcacaGATTCACCACAAAATGAAACTGATCGCCCGAGTTCGTTTCACGCCTTCGCCGTGTCAGGCATTCCGCCGTGACCGTGTCGGGATCGTGAATGACATCACGAAATCAACGCAAAATGCATCTAGCCCCTCGGCCCGTTTCAACAACAGGAACATAGTAAGCAGACCATTTAATTCTCACTTGTTGGGGGTGTAGTTATGTAGAATTCCTACAATATCCTACAATTGTtgctgtagacatttgtagagagggacagaGGAAGCAGACCACCCAAttgcaagttttacatgtaggcagtgcagttttgtagaaatcctacacatttctacaattgttcctgtagacatttgtagtgatgtaaaAATCGTACACAAGAAACTTggcctacacatttctacatatGTTCCTGTAGACAAAAAGCTTGTGAGGTATTCAAATGTCATTAATCAATGCCAAGGTAAACAGAGTGTCACTCTTTGGGGTATATGGACAAATGCATTACATACAGTGGCTTGTGATAGATACGTTGGACATAAATCTACAGATTTCTGCATATGCAGTTCAATAGTCTTACTTGGATCCACAGCCACAGCCCCTAACATATAATACAGTACAGCATTCACGGTCTGTTTGTAGTGAGACAAAGAGACTAATGGCTTCGGTAGCCGCCTTTCTACTTTGCAGACTGTGATAAGGtcctgttgatttgattatatggatgacatcctcgctcgcatcaattttcggctgtttccaaaaaaaaagttttctaccACAGAgtgaattgtgcaaagcagctgtaaaattagCACATATAcgctgtagattgaaaaaaagtataaaaaaacagataactaatgccatagattGCCAAagtaaatctaaagtcaaagaataagtgTGAAactgaaaggacagaaagaagaaaaaaatctattgttggtataGGGtaacagtacagaaaattcaggtataggtccatttcaggtccagaggatcatttccggacctgaacctggacctgattgtctgtggaaactcgagaactggcaatactcaaaacaatggtaattggtcaattttgctacaaagaaatcttctTCGTCTTCATTACCCTCTAAAAACCCCACTGGGGTGtcgctgaggggggggggggggcttgcgGATTAGGGCAAGGCAGCCAAACCGGCCTTAAAGAAATCTGCTTGGTGGAATATCAGACGCccattggcattttaaaatcccatctccatgtaatcaaggctgtctctgtacctttgactgcaACAAATAATTGAATCTTGAGATTATTATTTACAGCATATTCTAACTGTATGAGGTGCGTGGTCAAGGAAATAGCAGTGATACCGGTAAGAGGCATCATATTGTGCAAACGAAAGAAATGAGTCCTGGTCATGTACATCATTTTGATTATCTAATACATTTTAAACAACTGATTTGTCAAAGAAGATTACAAAACGTGACCGGTAACGTCTTCCAGCTAGGATTAATTGAATAAGCtaaaaaaacaaagatattTACCTTCTTCCTGTTACCCCCAAACCCCTTAAATAGTTGTACCAAAGGTTTAGTTGTGAAGATTAATGCAGTTTCAAGACAATAGCCACTTGACAAACTTTATCTTACGTTACCTGATCTAAGAAGAGGCCACTATGTACAGATCCGGCACCCGAAACGTTTCCTCTAACTATATAAAGGTTAAGGAGATCGAATGGTATCTTCACTTGTTAATGTTTCCTGTTCTAAGACAAGTCCAAGTGTTCTGGTTTTTCCTGACTCCGTCACACCCGACACAAACCCTGTAACTACGCAGCAGGTTTGGCTGTAGAAGGAGTTAATCTTAATTTAGTCACAGTGGTTGTCGGTCGTGTATTGTTGTTTCAAGGTGGTCAAATGCCATTTATTCACCCTAGCTGCTGGCCATGAATTGTTGTAGAGAGACGGTTAAATGTTAAATGTTCGTTTATCTGCGTCAGTTGTTGGTCATGTATAAGTAGCGCGTGAGTTAAATCCATATTTATCCTAGGTGATGGTCGTGCATTGTTGTTGAATCGACATTAACTAGATTTTATTTGTAGGTCATGTATTGTTGTACTCCCCAAGTTTCTTGGTACGACTTTGTACACTGTCAGACATTTTGCCTACCTGCCCAAGCAACAATTTGCCACAAAGTTGCtattcaaaataatttgttTGATACAGACTTTCCTTCACCATAAGAGAGAGAAGTCTTGTTTTAcgaatgtttgtgtgtctgtatgtgtttttgccatttttccTTGAGCCTGGGGAGCGAAGTCTTTTTTAGGCTAGTGTGCCTGCTTATCTGTAATGTGTTACTGCCATTTCCAATATACACGATGTAGCGTTACTATAAAGCCTCAGTGCTGCAAAAGTTTTCAGGCTGGAATGATGACAAAGCAGtgtgggtaagggggtgaattCTGCCATCTCTGTCGTCGCCTGCTCGGTATCTCATTGATGACCTAagattatgtgttttgtttaaaaTGGAATATTGAGACAGAAGAAGACAATGAAAAACACATCATTCCACTTGTTCACGAAGTGGGTTTATTTGAAATTCTGCAAActtcaaaacaagaaaatacaggTTCTTTGACTGTGCGGTATGCAGTAGGTGGTTTCAGCTTCCGTTGTTAGACAAATCACAAAAGTATTCTACCAGTGAGCTTTCACAGcacagaaaacacatcattCCTTGGGAAAACGAAAGCAACATATAAAAGTCTAAAGCAAATAAATGGTAGTAAATCAATTTCTTTGAAAGCCGAAAGGTGTAGACATATCGGTAAGCTTCCGTTGCCAGGCAAAGGACATAATTCACCATTGACATTTTATACCAGAGAAAACAATCATTTGAAGGGAAGTCACAATCGTCCCTGAATCAAAGTCTTAAGCTGACATCACAACAGTAATTCTGTTTCTATCTGTCAGCCAAATTTGCCAACGTTTTCATCTCATTGCCATACTTTTCTGGAACACATGTTCAACACATGCAAATCAGTTCATCTCTCAAGATGTTCCAAAGTTTGTAAAACAGTTTTTGAACAATCCAGTCATTTTGCAGGATGAATACCGAGAggaatttttttagaaagaGCTATATTTTTGATTAAGTGCTATATTCCGTTATATCATTTTGTCCAACTTAAAGGAAATACGTGACCTCATTGTATGGATGAGTGTTTCATGATAGACTACCCATGGATCCCAAAGTAGCTTATTTGGGTTGTATAAAGTTGAATGATGCATCAAAATACAAAGTAGTTTACTCATTCAAATCTCTGGTATGAATTATTGTCCTTTGCAGCTGCATCTCACCCCTGCCCGGAAACCATGTCTGTACAGATTTGACAGGTGATTGTGTGCATTGAAAGAAATTGTTGCCGATGGCTATTAATCAATGTCAAGCTAATGAGACTACCATTATTTGTCATCCATACGCAaacatttaaccctattcagacgggggagGGCAACTGATCGAACaaccaccaaatttggtgagttttcctaaaaattGGTTGGCAACGACTTCACGTGgtttgaataattttcatttttttcgtgttgccacgACAactgtttgttgacaggcattttttaacgaaaattgctaatttcggttctatgtatttgttatgtgtatttgatatattactgctatttttgTATATAAATACAATAAATTAAATACTATATAATGTTATCTAGAATATTTCATGATTAAATATGCAAagttatgctaattttatgacgtcatcggcaactgaactacctggtattttttcttaagaaaagttgaaatgaccctttttagtctattttcattgcattttgcgattatttgttgaaaaatgtattttagaaAAGTCAAGGTGGTGGACATAAGACGGCGGAGCCTAACTGGTATCTTAGctatgcatgacgtcatgatcCATACCATCAATTTAGTCTAACTCCATGTTTATTTTACAAAGCTTATGGTAACTGTGTGAACATCACGGATAGCTACCAAATGTTAGCGAGTGAAAAAAATGGCTAGAGGCATGATGCTGTGCACACATTATAAACTTTCAGATGTACTTAAAAACTGAACCATTGCGACATGCATTGTTTTAGATATCTAACAAATTGTCTTCGATAGCCGTCGACCAGTCATTTCCTTTAACGTACATCTTCGCCTTCTAAGTAACATTACTGAATACGTTAAAAGAGACAAAGAAAGTCACTTACTCGTCAACAGTTTTCTTGGTGATGAGTTCAACATTCCCGCTGCTTCAAACCCGTAAACTCTACAAATCCAGTACGTTGTGGCGGTTTCGTTGTGAAGGTAAAGGTGTTTTTAACAAAATCTTTGTCAAACCAACTGTACCTGGCGTTACCTGATCTAAGACAAGTTCAAGTTTTGGTCTTCCCTGCCTCCGTCACACCCGACACACACCCTGTAACTACGCAGCAGGTTTGGCTGAGGGAGTTATTCTCCATTTATCCAAAATGACTGTCAGTCACGTATTGTCGTAGGGAGGTGGCTACATACCCATTTATCTACCTTGTCTGTTGGTCGTGTATTGTTGTAATGTTTGAGTTAAATCCCCTCCATGCATCCGCCCGGGTTGTTGTGTATTGTAGTGCCAGAGTTATtccccattgttgttgtttttcagtacGTGTACGTGTTCAGACGATGTTTTCCTACCCCCTACAGCCTGCAAATCGTCCGTCATGTTGAAATCTGGTTAAGATGGGATTTGATTTTTCTAACTCCACACCTGCAGTCAGCACGAATCCAGTACCAAACGTCACTAGTTCTACACAAGTCCAAGTGTTCTGTTCTTAATTACCTGCCTCCGTCACACCAGACAAACCCTGTAACTAGGGCGCAGGTTTGCCTGTAAAAAGATTTAATCTCAATATATTCACCCCAGTTGGTGGTCGTGTATGCCACCGGGACGATTAAATCCTCTTTTACTTTCTATACATGTTGGCCCGCCCTTTTTGTAGCTGACTGAAGTCCCCGTTTATTCGCCGCGATTGTTCGTGCGCCTCTGTACAGACGGCGTTTGCTTGCCCAACTGGGCCGCGAATACGGCAAACCCGTCATTCAAAAATTTATAGAGAATGTTTGATCACTTTTGGAGTTTTGTCCGGTAAAGATAACAAGAGTGCAGTTCCCAACCGAGGCGCCCTGCGGCGCAAAAGCACACATCTTCGCTTTAGGTTGTTACTTTGAAATTTACTATTTTGAATATTGGCTGCTGTCTTTGTTCGTTAGCACATGGATATTTTCagacgtacatgtatcatgttacaATGTTTGATGCTAAAACTTGGAACTGATGAACAGATTGTCAACTTAAATGGAGTACCGTCTAATATTGAGTCGTTCGTTACAGTAGATAACACATATAAAACACATCATTCCACATATTTACGAAGCGGGTTTATTTGACAATTCTTGGAAAACCACAAGCAACTCTAAATAAAAGTCTCACGAAAATATCAGTTTCTTTGAATGCCGAGATCTGTAGTCATATTGTACGATTCCGTTGTCAGACAAAGGAAATCCACCATTGACATTTTATAGATCAGAAAACAATttaaacacatcattttcagtaACAAGTGGCTCTGTATAGAAGTCTTAAGTAGAAATATCACAACAATAGTTCTGTTTCTCTCTTTGTCAGCCAAATTTAGCTACACATTTTAGTCCCATTGCCATTCTTTTCATGATTTCAGAAATGCATGTTGAAAATGTGCAAATCATTTCATCTCACAAAATGACTCAAACTTGCAAACGTCATTTTGTAGGATGAATGACggaagaatctttttttttcaaaaacgcTTACTCAATATGTCTTTCTACGGAGCTGCCAGACCTTTGGGCAGCCGGGATTCGCGGGTTTGCTGATAGATGAAATGCCTGTTCAGAGGTACGTAGTTCTTTAAAGCATCAGCACCATGCACATCTGCTTGAACGTCCTGTTGGTAATCCTGATGTGGAGCTGCTGCCTTGATCATGATGGGTGGAAGTGGAGGCCGCAGAACCGAAGAACTCTGATCAAAGCTGTGCGGAAGCGGGACTGTTCCCGACCTTGCAGTGGAGGCACCCTGCCATGCGTGATAATGACCTCTGGTTGGTGCGTTGTTTATGTTGCTGTGAACATCACTGAGGTCTGCCACAGGGGCAGGGCGCGTTTTGACTCTCTTCTTTACACACCAGATCGCAAGGAAAATGGCCGAGGTGAGAAGTCCGATGGCCGCGCTTATAAACCCAATGAGGAAGACTGGGTGGAAGTACGAACCGGAAGAAACAGTCGTAGCTTCCAGTAGAACaacagatgttgttgttgtctcttcaCAGAACAGATCGTCAGTATTTACGTCATGCAGTAAGCTTTTCCCTGTAAGGTTAGCAGGTCCGGCACAGATGATCTGGCTCTCGAATGCATAAGACCCGGTCATTCGTTGCTTAAAGGGAAGCATCctgcagtcacactgccaggggttgttagAGATGTCTACAGTTTGGGTGGAGGCCAGTATGTCATATGCCATGACTGGTAGAGTCTCCATGCTGTTACCACTAAGTAAAAGAGTGCTGAGCTGAGTCAGATTTACGAAAACGCTTGTTGCAAAGGTGGTGAGGTGGTTGTCCCGAAGGTCAAGAAGGCGGAGCTGCTGGGTGGCATTGAAGGTCGATGCCTCGATACTGTGTATGTTGTTGTAAAGCAGGAAAAGGTGCATCAGGTTAACAAGTCCCACAAACATGTCAGCTCTCAGACTGGTTAATCGGTTAAATTCAAGAGACAGTTGTCTTAACCTGGTTAAGTTGTAGAAAGCTCTGGGGTTGATGACGGAGATCTGGTTGTTACTAGAATGTAATCCAAGCAGTCTGCTGTACCTGGAGAAGTCAGACTGGCTTAAGGTTGTGATGACGTTGTTATACAGCCACAGGGTGCCGATGCTTGTAGGCAGGTCCTGAGGAACACTGCTTAGGCCTCTGTTTTCGCAGTGACAGTTTAACggacagctgctgctgcaggctgcGGTCGGTCTGGCTTCATTCAGGATGATCAGCAGAAAAACCAGCATACTCTTCATCTTATTTGGCCATACTTTTGCCTGCATCATAAGAAATAGATATGGCTTTTTGGTATGACTTATGATCTTATAACcgtcggtgccccaagtgttAACAAGTGTTCGGCAAGTGCTCTGTGATAGAGAAGAGGCCGAATGTGCTTGTAAGGTAATCAAAGGCCATTGATCAAAGTCAACCTAAACAAAGTGCCACCCTTTGTGGTCGATAAACAATAGCGTGGTCTGATCTTTTTAAATACACTGTGAGACTTGCAAATAAGCTAAAACTGTACTACATAAATGTTGTTTATCCGCTCAATACTAACACATTCAGCTTGAGCCACATCGAACCCATTTGTTCTTTTTCTTACTTAACTGTGCAGACTGTGGGTATTCTAAACAGTACCAAGTGTTAATCATAATTATACAGACCGCCTATATCGCTTGAGTGCTAACATCATGCCAACTTTGCACAGCTTATCCTGACTGTCAGGTGTGCGATGATAGCATCCTAACATTATGGACCTTTAAGAAATCAGCAATATTTGCTCGCGGTGAAATACTATGCAGACTTTGTAAACGATAAGTATATGTAACGTAAAGAAATTGGAAGAGACGAGTCCGGCGAATCGAGAGACGTTATACTTATCTGACATACGAAAAGATAAAACACTTAAGATGAATTTACTTAGGAAACTTAACATATCTCTGCAAATCTTTAAAAGATTGACAAAAGAAGCCACCTACCAGCCGACAGTTTGCTTGGTGAGTTTGACCTTTTTCCTGATGCCACAAGTCCGGCACCATGAAAGGTTTCCTTAGCAGTGAAAGTAAAGCTTACTCCAACGGAATCCTCACATGTCTAATTTTACCTGTTCTAAGACAAGTCCAAGTGTTCTGGTCCCTCCTGTCTCCGTCACGCCCGACACAAACCCTGTAACTACGCAGCAGGTTTGGCTGTAGAAGGAGTTAATCTCCAATTAGCCACAAAGGTTGTCACACATGTTGTTACATAGCCATTTATCTACTTCATTTGTTGGTCGTGTATTGTTGTAACGCCTGAGTAAAAACGCCATTTATCCGCCCTTGTTGTTGGTCGTGTATTGTTGTAGCGCTTGAGTCAAAACGTCATTTATCCACCCTTGTTGTTTGTCGTGTATTGTTGTAGCGTCTGAGTTAAAACGCCATTTATCCACCTTTGTTGTCGGTCGTGTATTGTTGTAGCGTCTGAGTTAAAACGCCATTTATCCACCTTTGTTGTCGGTCGTGTATTGTTGTAGCGTCTGAGTTAAAACGCCATTTATCCACCTTTGTTGTCGGTCGTGTATTGTTGTAGCGTCTGAGTTAAAACGCCATTTATCCACCTTTGTTGTCGGTCGTGTATTGTTGTAGCGTCTGAGTTAAAACGCCATTTATCCACCTTTGTTGTCGGTCGTGTATTGTTGTAGCGTCTGCGTTAAAACGCCATTTATCCACCCTTGTTGTTTGTCGTGTATTGTTGTAGCGTCTGAGTTAAAACGCCATTTATCCACCCGTGTTGTTGGTCGTGTATTGTTGTAGCGCCTGAGTTAAAACGCCATTTATCCACCCTTGTTGTTGGTCGTGTATTGTTGTAGCGCATGAGTTAAAACGCCATTTATCCACCCTTGATGTTGGTCGTGTATTGTTGTAGCTGTGTCAAATCCCCATTTATGCACCTTCTTGTCGGTACGCTTTTGTACAGACAGGTGTTTGCCTACTCCACCGGCCAGCGATTAAGGAAAACCAACTGTTCAAAATACTTTGAGTTAGTTTGATGCGATTTGTCCGTCCCACTTAGAGAGAGAAGTCTtgtttatgtaatgttatgtgcCTGTATGTCTGTATATTTGTGTCTTCGCAATTCTCAATATGCAAAATAGAGTGTGGTCATACATCCACCGTGTTGCTTATTTTCTCTCTTTGAACATTGTATTCTGTCGCAATAAAACGTGCTTTTGTGACAGCGCCCCCTGGCGTGTCATGCTAAAAGTAGCATATAGTCAGCAGAGGTAAAACTGGTGGCACCAGTGTTAGAGAAACACACTGCCTTCTAGTCTGTATGCAGTAACATATACAGAGTAAAATGTGTGTAAATTTCAGCATGATGTATTGACATCGTGCATTACTTAGCAGAAAGATTGTCGCGAAGTAACGAGAAATTTGCAGTACAGCACCGTCTGTTTGCAAGTGTAAAGAAAAGCAAAGTCAAGCACATCACTCAAGACACACATGGATTTATTTTCAAGCTTGAAGCAAACACCGTAAGAAGACAAATTTAGATTATCCTAATGTACATTCCTGCAGGTTCTTTCGTtaatcatttcgcatgagaaCACCAAGTACAATTTTCAACTTATCACACCAAACAACTCAGTAATTAGAAATAGTAATTGGTAATTGTACGTGATTGTTAACTCAGTACATGTTATTAGTTCGTAAGTTCACCTTAGCGCTAAGTCACTGAACCATTGTTGGCATATCAATATGTTGTTATATCAATAGATATATTGGTCAGTAGGTCACTTATCATGGCAGTTCATCAGCACTCACCATTATCTTAAGATATTTTAAAACGAAAAGTTTGTCTGGACTATACCAAGAGCAAAAGGAGTGTCTGATGATCAGATTGGTGCTTTTGACTTCTCTCTGGATATCTGCCTATGGACCTGCTCCCATTATAGGGGGAAGGGGAGAGCGCGCCATTCTGTACCCCGGGTCGAAGATGGACGGAACCGGCTCGTGGGCTGGGTCTGATCCGTGCTTTACGTCACCAAACTGTGCTGCACCTGTTCCCGTGACGTCATGTCCTATGTTGTCAAGGCAACTGGCTGTGACGCGTGTTTCCGGGGCTGGGCTGGTCCTTCCTTTCCTCTTACTGCACCAGATCAGCAGGAAAACGGCTGAGGTAATGATGACCCCGACTGCCACACCCAGGGAGCCACTGAGGAAGTTTGAAAGGGAAAAACCGTCGGGTGAGCTACCATCAGCAGAAGTTGCGGGTGAG includes:
- the LOC118407536 gene encoding SLIT and NTRK-like protein 2, yielding MKSMLVFLLIILNEARPTAACSSSCPLNCHCENRGLSSVPQDLPTSIGTLWLYNNVITTLSQSDFSRYSRLLGLHSSNNQISVINPRAFYNLTRLRQLSLEFNRLTSLRADMFVGLVNLMHLFLLYNNIHSIEASTFNATQQLRLLDLRDNHLTTFATSVFVNLTQLSTLLLSGNSMETLPVMAYDILASTQTVDISNNPWQCDCRMLPFKQRMTGSYAFESQIICAGPANLTGKSLLHDVNTDDLFCEETTTTSVVLLEATTVSSGSYFHPVFLIGFISAAIGLLTSAIFLAIWCVKKRVKTRPAPVADLSDVHSNINNAPTRGHYHAWQGASTARSGTVPLPHSFDQSSSVLRPPLPPIMIKAAAPHQDYQQDVQADVHGADALKNYVPLNRHFIYQQTRESRLPKGLAAP